The genomic DNA TTTTTAGAATAAGGTGCCAAAAAACCTAAAATTTTACAACTCAGCAACAAACGGTCTATATGATCTTCTAATCTAAAAACGGTTCGTTCATGCCTATCTTTTTGATAAACTCGAATACCTTCAAATGCAGACGTACCATACAAAAATGAATGTGAATAAAAACTCAATTGGGCATCTTCACTAGGTATAACTTGACCATCTAAATGAATAAATTGTCCATATTTTTCAGGCATATTCTATCTCCAACAGTTTTAAAGCACGATCATGATCTTGCTTTAACATATTGGCATCATGATGAGCAAACCAAAATACTGCGGGTATGTTCATCTCAGACACAGTAGGATAAATAAGATCTCCTTGGTTTGGAATACAAACATGCATATCATAACTAGATAAGTGTTTTATTTTCTGCAAGTTTTTTATTCCTTTAAAAACACCTTTCTTTGTAGAATGCAAAAACAATATAGACATCATTTTTTTATACTTAATTGACTGAGGAATATTATTTTTTTCCCCAGAAAACACCTGCAAACATGCCTCTATAGGATTAAAATTGGAGTACTTAGATAACTGCTCAGGAATTTTTGCTCCACAAAATCTGGCTGCAACTTCTATGAGTTTGGGACCATCATTTGTAACTCTTAATTCTAAATGAACAGGTCCAACTTTAATACCAAGGACAGAACAGACTTGTTTAGCATATGATTCTACCTCTTTTGACCAACTAGAAGAGCATTGTAATATATTGTCTGTACAGATATTTTTTTGCTCAAGCATTTTAGACTTAGCTTCGCTCCAAATATCTGTAATATAAGTATCTAAACCATCTCCAAAAAGATTGACTGCATATTGATGCCCACCTATATATTCTTCAATAAGAGAGTGCTGTGTATATCTTCCCCAACAATCAGGAGTATTGACAATTACATCATGTGCTTTTTTTGCTTGATCCATATTTAGACAGGAAAAAACCAAATGAGATCCCCCTCCAGAAGGAGTTTTTAATATGACTGGAAAAGTGAATTCCTCTAAAACTTCAAATAACACTTCATTTTTATGACATAGCACAGAATTTCCAACTTCAAGCCCAGAGTTTCTTAGTAATTTTTTCATTTTATATTTATTACGGCAAGCCTCTGCCTTTTTTGGATCATTAGCCGGTAAGTTCATCATAGAAGCAATATAACTTGCAGATTCTACACCCACTTCTGAACCTGGTATAACAGCTTGAATTTGAAAATTCATTTTCTTCAGTTTGTTAACAATACTATCAGGATAAGTATCAACGAGCACTTCATCAAATAAAGTATGCCGTCTACCCTTTAATATATCATCCGCATACGGAATAAATATTTTCATTTCACCTTTGATACAAGCTTGAGGTAGTGTTATTACAGCAATAACCATTAAACCTTTTTCTTTGGCTATTTTGACTAACGTGTATCCAGTGGAAACAGGATCAACAATAACAATTGCTTTTTTTTTATATTTTTTCATTACTAAAAACTGTAAAAATTTTAACCTGTATATCTAAATTTCAATATTAAATAATTCTTATATAATTTGAGTATCAAGTCTATTTGCGACCTTTTTTCCACATATACACTACAATAAAATAGCTAACCACTTGATTTTCATGGTTCAAATTTGGTGCAAAAATTGCTATAAGACACAATATGTTATTTAATTTAGGGGAAAATCTCATACGTAATATTTGTGTTTTTTGTTTATTATTCTTTGTTCAAACTAGGGCCCAAGACCTTTTTCCAAGAAAAGATAAAGCCAGAGAAAACATAGGAAGGTTTTTTACAAATGTTGATGAACGAACGGTATGGGATATATATAGGGAAAACATTTATTATCAATCACTGGATGAAGTTGATTTTTCTAAGTTAAACATTAATGGACCAAACCCAATTCCTAGAGATTTAGCTCACAATCTTAAGTCTTACCCTCTTAGAGACTCTCAAAAACTAATCTCTCAGCTAAAACAGGGCTTAGAATCTTTAGGGTTAGATGAACAAGATGTCCCTAATATGTCTGCAAAGGAAGCTATAGAAAATAGTATTAAACTTTCTGACAGTCTCTTGGAAATGTATCCAAACAACTTTGACCCAGAAGATGAAGCTCAGTTAGCTCTCTTTTTAAGCAAAGGCCTAGATGAAATTGATTACTATACAAGAAGCATAGAAGAAAAAGTTGAAAACGGGAAAGGTGATTGTGATGATTTTACCAATTTAACGCTGGCCGCATTTCGTTGGTTCAAAAGTTTAAATCCGCAATTAAGTAATATATATGTGAGCGATCAAGAATGTGGTGGAACCATGGTTGGACATGCTTACAATGGTTTTATTTTTCTATTCCAAGATTCCATTGTAGTCTCTTTCCTTGATGCTTGGCTTTTAAATAAAGGCGAGTCGATGTATGGAGCGCGTGGGACAGGTGAGCACGTATCAGATGATGACTTTCAGTTTAAGCTTGATTTTTATACTTCTTTGAATAGTACGCATGGAAAGCACTATTTTCTTAAGCAAAAGCTAGCAAACACACAAAACCAAAACATTAGAAAAGAAGTGCTCATACAGCTCATTGAAATTGCAGGCTACCGTGAGCGATCAGAAGAACTTATCAATTTAATTAACCTATTCAATCAAGAAGAGATGAACAAACTTGAACATTTAAAAGAAAAAGAAATCAATGTGTATCATAAGTGGCGTTATTTAATTGATTTAGAACCAGTGATTTCAAAAAACTTGGCGGCTCAGTATATTGAAAACTTTCCTGAAAACAAATTTGAAATCGCATACATATATGAAATATATCCAGAATTAAAAAGTGATCAGTAATTGATGATGTTAGAAAGAACAATTAAATTATTAGTTAAACACAAGTCTATTACTTTTTTATAAGGTCTATGTTTTTTCTTTAACTGTGATATACGTTTAAGTAATTTATTTTTGGGGGATTATATGAAAATAAAATTATTTCTATTGGTTTTTATCTTTTACTTAGTTCGTGACTTATCACAAGCTCAAGAAAGAGGCCTTATGAGTTCAAGCCATACAGTTTACCAAGAAATGACAAAGTCTAACTTAATAAATAATGAGGAAAAACAAAAAATCATTTGCAACTATGCTTCTTTATATCAGGTTAATCCATTAGGAATTGTTGCTATTCTATGGAAACAGGCAGAGTTTCAAGATGAAGCTGAGTTGGTCATGTCTGACTTAGCAAAGTTACATGCACTAAATCAATCTAGCAATAATGAAATGATAGAACTTTATAAGCAAACCAAGCTAATAGACATTGAATATGAATCACATGGCCTAATGATACCAAGTAGAAACTCTTTTGATGGTATCATTTTTAATTCTATTGGTGCTTCTGAAATAAAAATATATATTGCCATGCGCATGGTAGAAACAAAATGGTTTCAAAATGCAGAAAAATACCTTAATGAAGCCAATGATCCTGACCCACTGTTAATTGTTAATGCTCTGAGAACTTTTGAAGGTAGTGTTGAGTTTATTGCTGCTGCGTTATACTGGATGAAAACTACCTATGCAAATTTAACAAAAATTAAAGATGTAACTCAAAATCTAGGTATGGTTTGGCAACTTCATAAAACAGGAAACTTTAATGCTATAGCAATGAGAAGAAGAACCCATGAGCTATCAGGAAACCCATTACCTATTAGAGTTTCTTCAAATGGACATATCCCAAAAGAAATTCTTAATGCTTTTGACTGTTCATTATTTGAAGAACAATAAATAACTTTCTATTGCTATTTTAATTTTTAATTTCAGTAAACGTATTTTTATTGGTTTCACTTGCATTAAAATCAATTTGTTCATCACTACCCATAGCTTGCAAACTTCCCCGGATTGTTTTTAAGCTATTATTGTTAAATTGTGTAATCATAATGATTCTGAACACTTGCTCAGCATAATCCTGATCAATAACATAGCCTTTATTGATGGGAAGACGATACGGACTGTCACTTTCTAAATAGTAGAAATACAAATTTCCGCTTGTGTCACCAGACTCAGGCATCCAAAATCTTTGTTCCCAACCATATTTTTCAGGCGTTTGCAACTGCTCTATAGTAGACATGCCTGCTAAGCCTTGAGCATAAGCCTTATAACAAATATGTTGTTTATCGTTATTTTCTAAGTGATCATTGCACGCATTTGAACTAGAATAAACCCCACATACTGGAAATAAAGAAGATTGTTTAAACTTACTCTGAGTTTCATCAATTTGATTAATCAAAAATTTTAACGG from Oligoflexia bacterium includes the following:
- a CDS encoding ATP-grasp domain-containing protein; this translates as MKKYKKKAIVIVDPVSTGYTLVKIAKEKGLMVIAVITLPQACIKGEMKIFIPYADDILKGRRHTLFDEVLVDTYPDSIVNKLKKMNFQIQAVIPGSEVGVESASYIASMMNLPANDPKKAEACRNKYKMKKLLRNSGLEVGNSVLCHKNEVLFEVLEEFTFPVILKTPSGGGSHLVFSCLNMDQAKKAHDVIVNTPDCWGRYTQHSLIEEYIGGHQYAVNLFGDGLDTYITDIWSEAKSKMLEQKNICTDNILQCSSSWSKEVESYAKQVCSVLGIKVGPVHLELRVTNDGPKLIEVAARFCGAKIPEQLSKYSNFNPIEACLQVFSGEKNNIPQSIKYKKMMSILFLHSTKKGVFKGIKNLQKIKHLSSYDMHVCIPNQGDLIYPTVSEMNIPAVFWFAHHDANMLKQDHDRALKLLEIEYA